From one Helicoverpa zea isolate HzStark_Cry1AcR chromosome 10, ilHelZeax1.1, whole genome shotgun sequence genomic stretch:
- the LOC124634023 gene encoding aminoacylase-1-like produces the protein MPSDYESDPAVSNLRNYLRIRSVHPNVNYDECLTYLRGQATEMGLSVQVHEPVPKKPVLVMTWEGTEPTLPSILLNSHMDVVPVFEKSWTYPPFEAHLKDGLIYGRGVQDMKSVAIQYIEAVKRMKAKGIRLKRTLHLSFVPDEEIGGTLGMGEFVKTDAFKNLNVGFALDEGIASPTEEFLIFNGERTIWHMDIICPGKSGHGSLLLPDNSGEKLRYMIDKFMDLRQESKKKLADNPELTIGDVTTVNLTMLSGGIQNNVVPEKLTASFDIRIALSVDQKQFENEIRRWCAEAGDGVTFEYKQKDPYVAPTTQTNAYWLAFKAAADQLKIKLKCCTFPGGTDSRYLRELGIPALGFSPMSKTVPGLHEHNESLRAETYLRGISIYETLIPAVANV, from the exons ATGCCGAGTGATTACGAGTCGGATCCCGCAGTGAGCAATTTACGGAATTACCTGAGGATCCGTAGTGTTCATCCCAACGTTAATTATG ATGAATGCCTTACCTACCTCCGCGGGCAGGCCACGGAGATGGGTCTATCAGTACAGGTGCACGAGCCTGTACCCAAGAAGCCAGTCCTCGTGATGACGTGGGAAGGCACAGAGCCGACACTACCGTCCATCCTGCTGAACTCGCATATGGATGTCGTGCCAGTGTTTGAG AAAAGCTGGACATACCCTCCATTCGAGGCTCACTTGAAGGATGGGCTGATCTACGGCCGAGGAGTCCAGGACATGAAGTCCGTGGCCATCCAGTACATCGAAGCGGTGAAGAGGATGAAGGCTAAGGGTATAAGGCTGAAGAGGACTCTTCATCTTTCTTTTGTGCCAG ATGAGGAGATTGGCGGAACCCTGGGTATGGGGGAGTTCGTGAAAACAGATGCGTTTAAGAATCTGAACGTTGGCTTCGCACTGGATGAGGGCATAGCCAGCCCTACAGAGGAATTCTTGATCTTCAACGGCGAGAGGACTATTTGGC ACATGGACATCATCTGCCCCGGCAAGTCGGGACACGGCTCTCTGTTGCTACCTGATAACAGTGGCGAAAAG ctAAGGTATATGATAGATAAATTCATGGATCTACGTCAGGAGTCGAAGAAGAAGCTGGCTGATAACCCAGAATTGACCATCGGAGATGTTACAACTGTCAACCTCACCATGTTATCA GGCGGAATTCAGAACAACGTGGTGCCTGAAAAGTTGACCGCAAGCTTCGACATACGCATCGCTCTGTCTGTCGACCAGAAACAATTTGAAAACGAG ATACGTCGCTGGTGTGCCGAGGCTGGTGACGGGGTGACGTTTGAGTATAAACAGAAGGATCCCTACGTGGCGCCGACCACACAAACCAATGCTTACTGGCTCGCTTTTAAAGCTGCTGCTGATCAACT AAAAATCAAGTTAAAATGCTGCACGTTCCCGGGTGGGACTGACAGCCGGTATTTACGAGAACTCGGTATCCCTGCGCTCGGGTTCTCGCCGATGTCCAAAACTGTGCCCGGATTACACGAACACAACGAGAGTCTAAGGGCTGAGACTTACTTGAGGGGCATCAGTATCTATGAGACTCTTATACCTGCTGTTGCTAATGTATGA